The stretch of DNA CCACCGTCCCGTCGAGCGAGCCGGCGCCCAGCGCGAGCAGCGTACGGGCCCAGTCCACGGTCTCCGCCACCGACGGCGCCTTCCGCAGGTCCATCGCCCGCAGCGCGCCCACCACCCGCACCACCGACCGGGCCAGCGCGGCGTCCAGCCCGGGCACCCGGGCGGTGACGATCCGCCGCTCCAGCTCCTCGTCGGGGAAGTCGATGTGCAGGAACAGGCAGCGGCGGCGGAGCGCCTCGGACAGCTCGCGGTCGGCGTTGGAGGTGAGGACCACGAACGGCCGGCGGGTCGCGGTGATCGTGCCCAGCTCCGGCACGGTGACCTGGAAGTCGCTCAGCACCTCCAGCAGCAGCGCCTCCACCTCGGCGTCCGCCTTGTCGATCTCGTCGATGAGCAGTACGGCGGGGCCGTCGTGCCGGATGGCGGCGAGCAGCGGCCGGGGCAGCAGGAACTCCTCGCCGAAGATGTCGGTCCGGGCCCGGTCCCAGCCCTCGTCCCGCCCGGCGCTGATCCGCAGCAGCTGCTTGGCGTGGTTCCACTCGTACAGCGCGCGGGCCTCGTCGATGCCCTCGTAGCACTGCAGGCGCACCAGCCGGGCCCCGGCCACCTCGGCGACCGCCTTCGCCAGCTCGGTCTTGCCGACCCCGGCCGGCCCCTCCACCAGGAGCGGCTTGCCCAGCCGGTCGGCGAGGAAGACGGTGGTGGCCACCGCGGGCGAGGTGAGGTAGCCGGCGGACGCGAGGCGCGGGGCGACCTCGTCCGCCGTCGCGAAGAAGGACAAGATGACCTCCGGCTCGGCGAGGCACGGCGTGGCTGACCCCCGTACTCGATCAGGTCACCGGCCCGCCCCACCAGCGGAACGGCGATGATCGTGTCGAACGTCACGACACGGCCGCCGCCCCGTTTCGCGACGGCCGGATCGCCGGCCCGACCCACCGGGCCGGCGGGCGGAACGGGTGAATCCGCGGTCCGCCGGCACACGCGGCCGCCGGACCAGCACTCCGCCGCCCACGGGCCGCCGGCCACCCGCCGCGGAGCGAGGGGGTACCTGCCGGGGGCGCACGCGACGGGGGCCCGCCCGCGGCCGGGACGGTCGCGGACGGGCCCCCTGGGGCTGAGCGGCGGGACTACTTCTTGAAGCCGTAGTCCAGCAGCTTCTTGGCGTCCGACGCCCGGCTGGTCGCCGAGGTCGAGGTCAGCACCGTGCCGATGACGGTCTTGCCGTTACGGGTGGCGGAGAAGACCAGGCAGTACTTCGACTCCGGGCCGGAACCGGTCTTGACCCCGGTGGCTCCCGAGTAGCTGCCCAGCAGCGGGTTGGTGTTCTTCCACTCCATGTAGCGGTAACCACCGTTCTTGGTGGTCACCTTCTGCTTGGTGGACTTCGTCTTCACGATCGTCCGGAACGTGGAGTACTTCATCGCGCTGCTGGCGAGCTTCGTCAGGTCACGCGGCGTCGAGTAGTTGTTGCCGCGCCCGATGCCGTCGAACGAGTCGAAGTGCGTGTTCTTCAGGCCCAGGCTCTTGGCCGTGGCGTTCATCTTGCCGATGAACGACTTCACCCGCGCCGCCCGGGTGGAACCGGTGCCGAACTTGTCGGCCAGCGCGTACGCCGCGTCACAGCCGGACGGCAGCATCAGCCCGTACAGCAGCTGACGCACCGTCACCTTGTCGCCGACGATCAGCCGGGCCGAGGAGGCGTAGTTGTTGGCGACGATGTAGTCGCTGTACGCCTTCTGGACCGTGACCTTGGCGTCGAGGTTGAGGTTCGGCTGGGCCAGCACGACCCGGGCCGTCATGATCTTGGTGGTGGAGCCGGTGGACCGGCGGGTGTCGGCCGCCTTGGTGTAAAGCGTCTTGCCGGTGCCGTTGTTCATCACGAACCCGCCCTTGGCGGTGATCGAGGGAACCGCCACCGCCGTCTTCGCCGTGGCCGCCCCGGCCACGGAAGACTGGGCCGGCGCGGCTTGCGCGGGGACGGTGACCGCCCCGGCAGCCATGACGGCCCCCGCGGTCACGGCGACCGCGGACGCGAAACGGATGCTCTTCACGCTGGTTCTCAAATGGATACTCCCATGCACTGCTCATGGCCACGCACGTGGCCTGTGGGTAAGACCGGCGAGAAGGCGTGAAGGATGTGCGCCGGGTGTGTGGATTTTCCCGGGGAGTTCAGGTAGAGGCGTCCGGCCCCGGCGGGACCCGCGACCGGGACGCGCGACAGGGACGCGCGACAGGGATGCGCGACCGGACCCGCGACAGGGATGCGTGACCGCCACGGGCGGGGGGCGCCACCGGCCCGCGGGCGGCGCGTGACGGTCCGCGGGTGGACACGCGACCGGGCCGCGACCGGGCGGGACCGCGCCACGGGCCCGGGTGCGCCGCGCCCGGACCGGATATCCCGGCCCGGAGGCCCGGACCGGAAGCCCCGGCCCGGGTCCCGGAACCGGCAGCCGCGGCCCGGGTCAGGCCGGACCGGCCGGCCGCGGCACCCCGGCCCCCGGCCGCCCGGCCGGTGACGCCGCACCGAACTCGCCCGCGGCCAGCGCCCGGAGCAGCAGCCGGGCCACCGCGTCGTTCTGCCGGAAGCCGGGGGAGTCGGTGCGCGGCCGGGCGAAGGCCGCCACGGCACGGCTGTTGGTGGGCGCGCCCAGCGCGATGCGCCGCGGGTGCGGACCGCCGGCGCCGGGGTCCAGCACCCGGGCGTCGCCGGGATCGACGCTGAGCAGCCCCGAGCGGTGGGTGTGGGTGGCGTCCGAGAGCACCTCCTCGGTCAGCTCCCCGCCGCGGTGCAGCGCGCGCAGCAGCGGATCCTCGGTGCGCTCCAGGGAGGGCGCGGGCAGATACGCCTCGATCAGCGCGGTCGCCGTGACGGTGTGCCCGGGGACGGTGGGGCTGGTCGCGGTGAAGGTGCCGGTCTCCTCGTCGGTGCCCACCCTCAGGTCCCCGCCGAGGAACCGGACGACACCGGCCTCGGACAGGGCGAGCAGCTGGCGCAGCCGGAAGCCGGGCGGACCGGAGGCGAGGAAGCTGAAGAAGCCGTGCCACCAGCCGTCGATGCCGTCCGCGACCGAGCGGGCGGTCAGCCGCCCGGAGGCCACCAGCGGCGGCAGCTGCCCGTAGACCGAGAGCAGGGCGAGGAAGGCGCCCAGGTCGGCGCTGTACGCCGGGTCCTCGCGGCGGGCGACGTCCCGGGCGATGTGGTCGCGCAGGTGGTCCTGGAAGGACTCGGGGGTGGGGAAGGACAGCCCGTCCAGCGGGCGGTCCAGCGCCTCCAGGTCCAGCCGGTCGGCGGGGTCGGGCACCGCCGAGGCGACCAGCGCGGCCATCTCCGCCGAGTACCAGGGCAGCCGGTCGAAGGCGGCGAGGAAATCCGGCCAGCCGAGCGCGGTGCGTTCCGGGTGCCCGTGGAACAGCTCGTGGTAGTGGCCGAAGCCGATCTCCTTGGCCATCAGCGGCCACAGATCGGTCCGCAGGTCCAGCGGCCGGTCCCGGGCGAGCAGCGCCGCCACGGCGTCCGGGCCGAAGTGGCGGGGGAACGGCGGGCGCGGCCCGCGGAGCCGGTACCGGGTCTTGGCGTGGTACGGCACCCCGCGCCGCGAGCCGACGTGGAGGAACGGCTCCCGTCCGGACGGCAGATAGCGCAGGGTGCCGTCGGGCGCGGTCCGGTAGCGGCCGCCGCGCCCCTCGGTGAGGAGCACCATCAGATCGACGAAGGCGAGCCCGAACCCGCGCAGGATCACGTCCTCGCCGGGCCGCAGGCCGGACAGGTCCGCGTCGGAGGAGAACTCCGGGGGCAGGTGGAAGCGGCGGTGCCGGCGGGCGAACGCCGCCAGCCGGGCGTGCCGGCCGCTCGGTTCGGCGCCCAGGTGGCCTTGCGCCAGGACGACCAGGTCCGCGGTGAGCGGGTCGGACCGGTCGGCCAGACGCACCCGCTGCGGTCCGTCCGGGGGGCCGGTGACCGCGGTCGCGGTGGTGCGGTGCCACTCCACGGTGACCGAGGGCGGCAGTTCGCTCAGCGCCCTGCGGAACACCCACTCCAGATAGGCGCTCTGCACCCGCCGGGTGGGGAAGTCGGTGGGGGCCAGCGCGCGCAGCTCGGCGAGGACCTCCGGGTCGGACGGCTCCGCGTACGGGGCGTACCGCGGGCCGTCCCCGGAGAACTGGGCGGCCCACTCGGCCAGGGACGGCCCCGGCCGGACCGGCCCCCGCACGGTGGACGCCTCGTCGGTGAACATGGTGACGTCCTCGGCCATGGAGTTCATCCGCAGCAGCGGCGACTGGTCCCGCCGCCACACCCGGCCGGGGCCGGGCGGGTGCGGGTCGATCAGATGGATGTGCAGCCGCCGTTCCGCGGGCCACAGTCCGGGGGCGTTGGCGGCGATGCGCTCCAGCAGCCCGGTGGCGCGCGGACCGGCCCCCACCACGGCCAGCACCGCCGGCGGGGCACCGCCGGCCGGGCCGTCCCCGGCGGGCGCGACGGCCGGACCGGCCGGCTCCGGCGCCCGGCGCTCCACGGCGGCGGTCACCGGTCACCACCGGGGACCGGGCGGACCTCGGCGGCGGGGGAGCGGCGCGGCGTGCCCCCCACGGTCGCCAGGCGCCGGCGCAGCCGTTGCAGCGGGGTCGGCGGGAGCGCGCGGGCACTGCCGCGCGCGTAGTACCGCTCGACGTAGAACTGACCGATACTCAGCACCGTGGTGACCGCGATGTACCACAGGGTGGCGACCATCAGCAGCGGGATCACCTGGTAGGTCTGGTTGTAAACCAGCTGCACCGAGTACAGCAGGTCGTGCACCGCCAGCACGCTGACGATGCTGGTGCCCTTCAGGGTGCCGATCAGCATGTTCCCGGCGGTGGGCACGATGGAGCGCATCGCCTGCGGGACGACCACCCGGCGCAGGGTGCGCCATCGGCTCAGACCCAGTGCCTGGGCGGCCTCGGTCTGCCCCGGCTCCACCGACAGGATGCCGCCGCGCACCACCTCGGCCGCGTAGGCCGCCTCGTGCAGCGTCATCCCGATGACCGCGGTGAGGGTGGGACCCAGGAGGTTCACGGTGCTCACGCTGAACAGGTCCGGGCCGCCGAACGGCAGACCGACGCCGAGCGTCGGGTACAGCGCCCCGATGTTGAACCAGAACAGCAGCTGCACCAGCAGCGGGGTGGAGCGGAAGATCCAGACGTAGCCCCAGCTCAGCGAGCGCAGCACCGGGTTGGCGGACAGCCGCATCACCGCCAGCCCGGTGCCCAGCAGGAAACCGAGCACCATCACCGCGCCGGTCAGCCAGAGGGTGAGCAGCAGTCCGTCCAGCACCGCCCGGGTGGTGAACCAGTCGCCGACCACGTCCCACTGGAACGCGTCGTTGCGCACCACCGAGTTGACCACCAGCGCGAAGAGCACCAGGGCGATCACCGCGGCGGTCCAGCGGCCGGGGTGCCGGCGCGGTACGACCGGCAGCGCGTCGCCCGGGGCGGGCGGTCCGCCCTCCCGCGCGGGGCCCGGCGCGGACGGCGGTTCCGGACGTGCCGCTGCGTGACGGTGGGCCGTCTTCAGGGCGGGGAGCGCGGTGCGGCGGGGGGGGCGGGACAGGGACGGCGGCATCGAAAGGTGTGGCCATCACGGGCTCTTTCGGGGAGGGGCGCGGGCGGCGGAGGCAGCCGGCGGCACACGCGGCTGCGAGCCGGCGGTGTGGCGGCCGGCGCGGTCTCATCACGCACGTCGCGTCCCTCAACGCGACCGGAAGGCCCCGGTGCGGAACCGGAGACACGTCCGCCGCGATCGTATGTGCGGGCGGCCGGAGGCTGTCAAGGCGGTGGGCGGCGCACGGCTCCGCCTCCCGGCATGTGGACCGATACGTCCCGCGATACGGACGGTGGTTGACGGGACAACGTGCCGGGCCGCTCAATTACCTCCATGAATGCCCAGCAGCGTTTGGTCACCCGCGACCACATCGACTTCGGTCGGGTGTGGTCCGCCGCCTGTTGCGCCTGACTCGGCAGCGGGCTGTCTGACCGGCCCTTCCCTCCCTCGGTCCCCCCGTTGCGGGCCGAGCTCCGCGCGTAGCGCCGCCCACCGCCCGGTCCGTCCGGTCCCGGGCGCGGCCCGCCGCCCGAGCTCCCCGGACCCACGCTGCCGCAGTTCCCGGTACCACCGCCTAGGTGTCATCACGCCCGCGCCCGTCGGCGGGACGCCTTCCCGCGCCCGCCCGTTCCGGCCCCGCCGTCATCCGAAGCATCGCGCGTCCCGTTCCCGGTTCCACCCGCACTCCCGCGCGTCCCGTTCCCAGCTCCACCCGCACTCCCGCGCGTTCCGCTCCTGCCTCCACCCGCACTCCCGCGCGCCCCGGCGCCCCGCCGCCCTCGCCTGACGGTCGTCAGCAGGTCGGCAGTGGGTCGCCGGACCGCCCGGACGCGTCGTCACCCGCGCTCACGCGCCGTTCCTCCCGCACCGAAAGGTTGTCCCATGCCTGTGGAGTTCCTCGGCATCGCCGCCACCAACGACGGCTCCGAGACCACCGTCCGCTCCGGCCTCGCCTTCGACAAGGAGTACACGCTCAAGCTGGCCCGGGCCCACGAGGACCACGGCTGGGACCGGGTGCTGTTCGCCTACGGCTCCGGCTCCCCCGACCCGGCGCCGGCCGCCGCGTACATCGCCACGAAGCTGGAGAAGCTGCAACTGCTCCTCGCCCACCGGCCCAACGTCTCCTACCCCACCTTCGCGGCCAAGACCTTCGCCACCCTCGACCAGATCAGCGAGGGCCGCCTGACCGTCCACTTCATCACCGGCGGCAACGACCACGAGCAGGGGCGGGAGGGCGACACCCTCGGCAAGGACGAGCGCTACGCCCGCACCGAGGAGTACATCCGCGTCGTCAAGAAGATCTGGACCACCCGCGAACCCTTCGACCACGAGGGCGAGTACTACCGCTTCCACGACTTCGTCAGCGACGTCTTCCCCCACCAGCAGCCCCGGCCCGGCGTCTCCTTCGGCGGCTCCTCCCCGGCGGCGTACCGGGCCGGCGGCGCCGAGGCGGACATCTACTGCCTGTGGGGCGAGCCGCTGGACCGCACCGCCGAGCAGATCGAGGCGGTCAGGGCCGCCGCCGCGGCCGCCGGCCGTACCGAGGTGCCGCGGTTCCAGGTCGCCTTCCGTCCCATCATCGCGCCGACCGAGGAACTGGCCTGGGAGAAGGCGCACCGCACCCTGGGGGCCATCCGCGCCCGCCAGGGACGCGGGGAACACCCCAGCCCCCGCCACCACGACCGGCCCGCCCCGGAGAACACCGGGTCCCAGCGCCTGGTCGCCATCGCCGAGGCCGGCGAACGCTACGACCGCGCGCTGTGGACCGCGACCGCCGCCGCCACCCGGGGCGCCGGCAACTCCAACGCCCTGGTCGGCACGCCCGAGACGGTCGCCCAGGCGCTGCTGGACTATTACGACCTCGGCATCGAGATCCTCTCCGCCCGCGGCTACGACCTGGTCGACGACGCCATCGACTTCGGCCGGTACGTCATCCCCATCGTCCGCGAGGAGGTCGCCAAGCGCGACGCGGCACGGGCCGCGGACGGCGGCCGGACCCTGGCGGCGGTGCGCTGATGACCACCCTCGCCCAGCCGCCCGGACCGGCGGACCTCCAGGTGGTGGCCGCCGCGGTCACCGACCCGCTGGTGGAGCCGCTGCTGCGGGAACTCGGCCACGAGTACACCACCCGCTACGGCAGCCAGGCCCACCAGGAGCTGGCCCGCTACCCGGACGAGGAGTTCACCCCCGCACGCGGCGGAGCGCTGCTGTTGCTGCTGGAGGACGGCGCCCCGGTCGCCGGCGGCGCGTTCCGCCGGTACGACGCGGTCACCGCCGAACTCAAGCGGATCTGGACCCACTCCGGCCACCGGCGGCGCGGCCTCGCCCGCCGGGTGGTGGCCGAACTCGAACGGGAGGCCGCCGCCCGCGGCTACCGGCGCGTGTACCTCACCACCGGCCCCCGTCAGCCGGAGGCGCGCGGACTGTACCTGGCCACCGGCTACACGCCCCTGTTCGACACCGCGGCCGACCCCGAGACGATCGGCCCGCTGCCCTTCGAGAAACACCTCCGTCCCGCCGCGGCCCCCGCACCCCCTGCCCGCCGCGGCCCCGCGCACCACAACCCCCCGCCGGCCCCGCCGCCGGCCCGCGTCCCCGAAAGGCCCCCGCACCCGTGAAGCTTCCCGGCACCCGCCCCCGACCGCCCGCGAGCCGCCCCCCCGCGCGGCCCGCCGCCGGCTGCCGCGCCCGGCCGCGGCCGCCGCCGCCCTGCTGGTGCTGTCCGGGCTGACCGCCTGCGGGTCCGGCGCCACCGGCGCCACCGCGGAGGGCGCCTCCCCGGTGCCCACCGGCGACCCGGCGGCCGAGGTGCGGAAGGTGGACTCCATCGCCGCGCTGCTCCCCGCCGACGTCCGCGCCAAGGGCTCGCTGCGCGTGGGCACCTCCACCGGAACCCCGCCCGCCGCCTTCTACCCCGGCGGCTCCGGGCGGGAGCCGGTCGGCCAGGACATCGACATCACCGACGCGGTGGCGAAGGTCCTCGGCCTCCAGGTGCGGCGCCAGGACGCCTCCTTCGAGTCGATCCTGCCCGCCCTGGGCAGCGGCAAGTACGACGTGGGCACCGGCAACTTCGGCGTCACCGCCGAACGGCTGAAGACCATCGACTTCGTCACCTACATCGACGACGGCCAGGGCTTCGCGGTGCGCGAGGGCAACACCTCGCTGGGCAAGAAGGTCACCGACCTCACCCAGCTGTGCGGACTGACCATCGGCACCGGGGCCGGGACCACCTTCGAGACCACCCTGCTCAAACAGCGGAAGGTGTGCGCCGAGGCCGGCAAGAAGCCCTACGAGGTGAAGGTGTTCTCCGACACCGGGGCGGTCACCACCTCGCTGCAGCAGGGCCGTGTGGACGTGGTGATGTCCACCATCAACGGGCTGCGCCACCAGGCGGCCCAGCCCGCCGCCCGCACCACCTTCCTGGGCGAGTACCACCGCCTCGACGTGGGCTTCGCCTTCGCCAAGGGTTCCCCGCTCACCCCCGCCTTCCGCGCCGCCGTCAACCACCTGATCAAGGACGGGACGTACGACCGGATCCTCCGGAAGTGGGGCACCACCGCCTCCGCCATCCCCGAGTCGCGGATCAACCCGCCCGAGCAGAGCTGAGCAGGAGCCCACGATGGGACTGACCACCGACCCCGGGCCGCCCGGCGCCCGCCCGCCCGCCGCCGGAGCCGGCGACCGGACGCCCGGACACCCCGCCGGGCCGGACTCGGCATCGGAACACCCCGCCGGGCCGGGCGCGGCAGCCGCTAGCACCGCGGAGCCGGGCGCGGCAGCCGGGAACACCGCGGAGCCGGACCCGGCGCCCGGAGACCCCGCCGGGCCGGACGCGGCGGACGGGCACCCGGAAGACCGGGACCGGAAGGCCACCGGCCCCGCCGGCCGGGACCCGGCGGCCGCACCACCCGCCGAGGGCACGGGCGCACCGACCGCCCTGCGGGTGGTGCCGGTGCGCCACTACGCCCGCTGGGCCGCCGCCGCGGCCGCCCTGGTGCTCACCGCCCAGATCATCCACGGACTGGTCACCAACCCGGTCTGGGAGTGGCACGTCTTCCGCGCCTACTTCCTCTCCGACACCATCGTCGAGGCGGTGGGGGTGACCCTCCAGCTCACCGCCTACGCCACCGTCCTGGGCTTCGCCCTGGGGACCGTGCTCGCCTTCATGCGGCTCTCCCGCAGCCCGGTGCTGCGGACCGTGGCCTGGACCTACATCTGGATCTTCCGCTCCATCCCGATGATCGTGCAGCTGGTCTTCTGGTTCAACCTCGGCGCCCTGTACCGGGAACTCGGCGTCGGTGTCCCGTTCGGACCGGTCCTGTGGTCGGTGAGCACCAACAGCCTCATCGGCACCATGGGCGCCGCCCTCATCGGGCTGACGCTGCACCAGGCCGCCTACGCCGCGGAGATCGTCCGCGGCGGCGTCCTCTCCGTCCACCACGGCCAGCTGGAGGCCGCCGCGGCCCTGGGGATCCCCCGCCGGCGCCAGCTGCGGCGCATCGTCCTGCCCCAGGCCATGCGGGCGATCCTGCCCACCGCCGGGAACGAGATCATCGGGCTGCTCAAGGGCACCTCGGTGGTGTACGTGATGGCGATCGGCGAGCTGTTTTACCAGGTCCAGGTGATCTACGGACGCAACGGCCGGGTGATCCCGCTGCTGCTGGTCGCCACCGCCTGGTACGTGCTGCTGACCACGGTGCTGTCCATCGCCCAGTACTACGTCGAGCGGCGCTTCGCCCGCGGCGCCGACCGCAACCCGCCCCCCACGCCCCTCCAGCGGCTCCGCCGCCTGGCGCGCACCCTGCGCGCCGGCCCGCCGGCCCCCGCCACCCTCGACGAGGGCTTTCCCGAACTCCGCCCGCAGCGCCCCGGCCGCGCCACCGCCACCCGGCGCGCGCGGCCGGCCGGCCCAGCCCGCCCGATCCCCGGGGAGAACCCATGAACGACGTGATGGTGGACCTGCGCGGCGTCCACAAGAGCTACGGCGCGCTGGAGGTCCTGCGCGGCGTGGACCTGACGGTCCGCACCGGCGAGGTCGCGGTCGTCCTCGGCCCGTCCGGCTCCGGAAAGTCCACCCTGCTGCGCACCATCAACCACCTGGAGAAGGTGAACCGCGGCTGGATCAGCATCGACGGCGAGCTGATCGGCTACCGGCGGCACCGGGACAAGCTGTACGAACTCAAGGAGCGCGAGATCCTGCGGCAGCGCACCCACATCGGGTTCGTCTTCCAGGACTTCAACCTCTTCCCGCACCTGACCGTGCTGGAGAACCTGATCGAGGCCCCGGTGGCCGCCCTGCGCCGCCCCCGCAAGGAAGCGGTGGCGACCGCCGGCCGGCTGCTGGAGCGGGTGGGCCTGTCCGACAAGGCCGGCGCCTACCCCCGCCAGCTCTCCGGCGGCCAGCAGCAGCGGGTGGCCATCGCCCGCGCGCTCGCCCTGGAACCCAAGGTGCTGCTCTTCGACGAGCCGACCTCCGCGCTCGACCCGGAACTGGTCGGCGAGGTCCTCGACGTCATCAAGGACCTGGCCCGCAGCGGCACCACCATGATCGTCGTCACCCACGAGATCGGCTTCGCCCGCGAGGTCGCCGACACCGTGGTCTTCATGGACGGCGGCGTGGTGGTGGAGCAGGGCCCGCCGTCGGCCGTGCTGGACAACCCCCGGCACGAACGCACCCGCGCCTTCCTCTCCAAGGTCCTGTGACACCCCCGGCCCCACCCGGCCCGCCTCCCGTGACACCACCGCCCTCCGGCGGCCCGCCGCGCACCCGCCGCCACCAGCCGGCCGGCACCGCCCGGCAGCCGTCCGCACCCACCCGGCGGCAGCCGTCCGCCGCCACCCGCGACCCGTACCCCCATCCGGCAAGGAGTCCCCGTGCCCGCCCTCCGCACCGCCCCCCGTACCGCCCGCACCCGCCGTCACGCCTGGGCGGCCCCGATCCTCGCCGCGGCCTTCCTGCTGACCGCCTGCGGCAACCCCTCGGAGGAGGAGACGGCCCGCACCGGGAACGCCGGGGCGGCCGACGGCACCGGGACGCGGATCAACACCAGCCCCGAGCAGAACCGGATCCGCACCGCCAAGGTCGACGAGATCGCCGCGGCGCTGCCGAAGAGAATCCGCGACCGCGGCACCCTGGAGGTCGCCAACTCCACCGGCAGCGAACCACCCCTGGGCCTGTACGCCACG from Streptomyces pactum encodes:
- a CDS encoding GNAT family N-acetyltransferase; protein product: MTTLAQPPGPADLQVVAAAVTDPLVEPLLRELGHEYTTRYGSQAHQELARYPDEEFTPARGGALLLLLEDGAPVAGGAFRRYDAVTAELKRIWTHSGHRRRGLARRVVAELEREAAARGYRRVYLTTGPRQPEARGLYLATGYTPLFDTAADPETIGPLPFEKHLRPAAAPAPPARRGPAHHNPPPAPPPARVPERPPHP
- a CDS encoding AAA family ATPase — encoded protein: MSFFATADEVAPRLASAGYLTSPAVATTVFLADRLGKPLLVEGPAGVGKTELAKAVAEVAGARLVRLQCYEGIDEARALYEWNHAKQLLRISAGRDEGWDRARTDIFGEEFLLPRPLLAAIRHDGPAVLLIDEIDKADAEVEALLLEVLSDFQVTVPELGTITATRRPFVVLTSNADRELSEALRRRCLFLHIDFPDEELERRIVTARVPGLDAALARSVVRVVGALRAMDLRKAPSVAETVDWARTLLALGAGSLDGTVVRESLGVILKHRQDIEKAAAELDLDAV
- a CDS encoding D-alanyl-D-alanine carboxypeptidase family protein, which codes for MAAGAVTVPAQAAPAQSSVAGAATAKTAVAVPSITAKGGFVMNNGTGKTLYTKAADTRRSTGSTTKIMTARVVLAQPNLNLDAKVTVQKAYSDYIVANNYASSARLIVGDKVTVRQLLYGLMLPSGCDAAYALADKFGTGSTRAARVKSFIGKMNATAKSLGLKNTHFDSFDGIGRGNNYSTPRDLTKLASSAMKYSTFRTIVKTKSTKQKVTTKNGGYRYMEWKNTNPLLGSYSGATGVKTGSGPESKYCLVFSATRNGKTVIGTVLTSTSATSRASDAKKLLDYGFKK
- a CDS encoding ABC transporter substrate-binding protein, which encodes MLSGLTACGSGATGATAEGASPVPTGDPAAEVRKVDSIAALLPADVRAKGSLRVGTSTGTPPAAFYPGGSGREPVGQDIDITDAVAKVLGLQVRRQDASFESILPALGSGKYDVGTGNFGVTAERLKTIDFVTYIDDGQGFAVREGNTSLGKKVTDLTQLCGLTIGTGAGTTFETTLLKQRKVCAEAGKKPYEVKVFSDTGAVTTSLQQGRVDVVMSTINGLRHQAAQPAARTTFLGEYHRLDVGFAFAKGSPLTPAFRAAVNHLIKDGTYDRILRKWGTTASAIPESRINPPEQS
- a CDS encoding amino acid ABC transporter ATP-binding protein; translated protein: MNDVMVDLRGVHKSYGALEVLRGVDLTVRTGEVAVVLGPSGSGKSTLLRTINHLEKVNRGWISIDGELIGYRRHRDKLYELKEREILRQRTHIGFVFQDFNLFPHLTVLENLIEAPVAALRRPRKEAVATAGRLLERVGLSDKAGAYPRQLSGGQQQRVAIARALALEPKVLLFDEPTSALDPELVGEVLDVIKDLARSGTTMIVVTHEIGFAREVADTVVFMDGGVVVEQGPPSAVLDNPRHERTRAFLSKVL
- a CDS encoding amino acid ABC transporter permease encodes the protein MPPSLSRPPRRTALPALKTAHRHAAARPEPPSAPGPAREGGPPAPGDALPVVPRRHPGRWTAAVIALVLFALVVNSVVRNDAFQWDVVGDWFTTRAVLDGLLLTLWLTGAVMVLGFLLGTGLAVMRLSANPVLRSLSWGYVWIFRSTPLLVQLLFWFNIGALYPTLGVGLPFGGPDLFSVSTVNLLGPTLTAVIGMTLHEAAYAAEVVRGGILSVEPGQTEAAQALGLSRWRTLRRVVVPQAMRSIVPTAGNMLIGTLKGTSIVSVLAVHDLLYSVQLVYNQTYQVIPLLMVATLWYIAVTTVLSIGQFYVERYYARGSARALPPTPLQRLRRRLATVGGTPRRSPAAEVRPVPGGDR
- a CDS encoding FAD/NAD(P)-binding protein translates to MLAVVGAGPRATGLLERIAANAPGLWPAERRLHIHLIDPHPPGPGRVWRRDQSPLLRMNSMAEDVTMFTDEASTVRGPVRPGPSLAEWAAQFSGDGPRYAPYAEPSDPEVLAELRALAPTDFPTRRVQSAYLEWVFRRALSELPPSVTVEWHRTTATAVTGPPDGPQRVRLADRSDPLTADLVVLAQGHLGAEPSGRHARLAAFARRHRRFHLPPEFSSDADLSGLRPGEDVILRGFGLAFVDLMVLLTEGRGGRYRTAPDGTLRYLPSGREPFLHVGSRRGVPYHAKTRYRLRGPRPPFPRHFGPDAVAALLARDRPLDLRTDLWPLMAKEIGFGHYHELFHGHPERTALGWPDFLAAFDRLPWYSAEMAALVASAVPDPADRLDLEALDRPLDGLSFPTPESFQDHLRDHIARDVARREDPAYSADLGAFLALLSVYGQLPPLVASGRLTARSVADGIDGWWHGFFSFLASGPPGFRLRQLLALSEAGVVRFLGGDLRVGTDEETGTFTATSPTVPGHTVTATALIEAYLPAPSLERTEDPLLRALHRGGELTEEVLSDATHTHRSGLLSVDPGDARVLDPGAGGPHPRRIALGAPTNSRAVAAFARPRTDSPGFRQNDAVARLLLRALAAGEFGAASPAGRPGAGVPRPAGPA
- a CDS encoding LLM class flavin-dependent oxidoreductase, with translation MPVEFLGIAATNDGSETTVRSGLAFDKEYTLKLARAHEDHGWDRVLFAYGSGSPDPAPAAAYIATKLEKLQLLLAHRPNVSYPTFAAKTFATLDQISEGRLTVHFITGGNDHEQGREGDTLGKDERYARTEEYIRVVKKIWTTREPFDHEGEYYRFHDFVSDVFPHQQPRPGVSFGGSSPAAYRAGGAEADIYCLWGEPLDRTAEQIEAVRAAAAAAGRTEVPRFQVAFRPIIAPTEELAWEKAHRTLGAIRARQGRGEHPSPRHHDRPAPENTGSQRLVAIAEAGERYDRALWTATAAATRGAGNSNALVGTPETVAQALLDYYDLGIEILSARGYDLVDDAIDFGRYVIPIVREEVAKRDAARAADGGRTLAAVR